Proteins encoded by one window of Crassostrea angulata isolate pt1a10 chromosome 9, ASM2561291v2, whole genome shotgun sequence:
- the LOC128163860 gene encoding uncharacterized protein LOC128163860, translating to MMVWFRLAAFWGAASLCFGCTPLPRVDQEDYCYADTAFVAEITKRNIGDVEIEYEFTVQTMYKGDPGSRTLVGFGEMNSCGPQKLEPNKEYLIYAKANDFDSNTLQIVAYKNMDDVKNKDIERMEKFYDCSCKINHDYDAFINMPSSRLPEPASNECNAPSDFCPNSGFCKKSIEGQCTWGNLGDCN from the exons ATGATGGTCTGGTTCCGGCTCGCAGCTTTTTGGGGGGCAGCATCTCTTTGTTTTGGCTGTACGCCACTTCCGAGAGTTGATCAGGAAGATTACTGCTATGCTGATACTg caTTCGTGGCTGAAATTACAAAGAGAAACATCGGTGATGTCGAAATTGAGTACGAGTTTACTGTCCAGACAATGTACAAG GGTGACCCAGGAAGTAGGACACTTGTTGGATTTGGGGAAATGAACTCTTGTGGCCCACAGAAGCTAGAACCGAACAAAGAGTACCTGATATACG CAAAGGCAAATGATTTCGATTCAAATACTCTTCAAATCGTCGCATACAAAAATATGGATGACGTAAAGAACAAGGATATTGAAAGAATGGAGAAATTCTACGACTGTAGCTGTAAG ATCAATCATGACTACGATGCCTTTATAAATATGCCATCCAGCAGGTTACCTGAACCAGCAAGTAACGAGTGTAACGCCCCTTCTGATTTCTGCCCAAATAGTGGGTTCTGTAAAAAGAGTATCGAGGGCCAATGTACCTGGGGAAACCTCGGCGATTGTAATTGA